In a genomic window of Occallatibacter riparius:
- a CDS encoding serine hydrolase: protein MRKFLSAIALVLFYVSLGVAQTSITPQQVLARVLQQTPAQAAWFAPVFLAQIQPAQVDAIVKQYTGTLGAFQRADATSDGFTLVMEKGTAPAKIHLDAEGRIDGLWFGAPSPSKPVSLEDAMKEISTLPGKSAALVLEEGKPLVSLHPEDALAVGSAFKLAILAAAQQQTAAGKLRLDQTFALKKEWKSLPSGVLQGWPDGTPLTLATLENEMISISDNTGADAMLSIVGRDQAEKLALRNKPFLSTREAFVLKAKSNSALLERYRKADESERRALLAEVDMQPLPETSQFSDAPTATDIEWFFTPEELCSLAAKAADATAFQINPGLANRAQWRQVAFKGGSEGGVLNMTTALMGKNGKHYCVAVTWNNDAALEQAKFFGIYGSILNTLAKSSSQ, encoded by the coding sequence ATGCGTAAGTTCTTGAGCGCTATTGCGCTTGTGCTGTTCTATGTCTCGCTGGGCGTCGCCCAGACCTCGATCACTCCTCAGCAGGTTCTGGCTCGCGTGCTGCAGCAAACCCCAGCCCAGGCGGCGTGGTTTGCGCCGGTGTTCCTGGCGCAGATCCAGCCTGCCCAGGTCGATGCCATCGTCAAGCAATACACCGGCACGTTAGGGGCGTTTCAGCGCGCCGATGCGACATCTGACGGCTTTACCCTGGTGATGGAGAAGGGGACCGCTCCGGCTAAAATTCATCTTGACGCCGAGGGCCGCATCGACGGCCTGTGGTTCGGCGCGCCTTCACCTTCGAAGCCGGTCAGCCTCGAAGACGCGATGAAGGAAATCTCCACCCTGCCCGGTAAATCCGCCGCGCTGGTTCTGGAAGAGGGCAAGCCGCTGGTCTCGCTGCATCCCGAGGATGCGCTGGCAGTTGGCTCGGCATTCAAGCTGGCCATCCTGGCCGCGGCCCAGCAGCAGACCGCGGCCGGCAAGCTACGCCTGGACCAGACGTTCGCGCTGAAGAAGGAGTGGAAGTCGCTGCCTTCGGGCGTGCTGCAGGGCTGGCCCGACGGCACTCCGTTGACCCTGGCCACGCTGGAAAACGAGATGATTTCGATCAGCGACAACACCGGCGCCGATGCGATGCTTTCGATTGTGGGCCGCGACCAGGCCGAGAAGCTCGCCCTACGTAACAAGCCTTTCCTGAGCACGCGCGAGGCATTCGTGCTGAAGGCAAAGAGCAACTCCGCCCTGCTGGAGCGCTACCGCAAAGCCGATGAGAGCGAACGCCGGGCCCTCCTGGCCGAGGTCGACATGCAGCCGCTGCCAGAGACAAGCCAGTTCAGCGACGCCCCTACCGCGACGGACATCGAATGGTTTTTCACGCCTGAGGAGCTTTGCTCGTTGGCCGCAAAGGCAGCCGATGCCACCGCGTTCCAGATCAACCCCGGCCTGGCCAATCGCGCGCAGTGGCGGCAGGTCGCGTTCAAAGGCGGATCGGAGGGCGGCGTGCTCAACATGACCACCGCGTTGATGGGCAAGAACGGCAAGCATTATTGCGTGGCAGTCACATGGAACAACGATGCGGCTCTCGAGCAGGCGAAGTTCTTCGGGATCTACGGGAGCATTCTCAATACGCTGGCGAAATCGTCCTCCCAGTAA
- a CDS encoding nucleotidyltransferase domain-containing protein, whose protein sequence is METPQALETPLRQRVKNLPPEIKRRLRSSSQIVIFGSYASGVQTRHSDMDVFCVGEPKTHFKTPTIEVLILPEYDVYSDLWLGSELANHISHYGVPLGPRPHWFDLANISHEAVERKERRIDAYVRSLERHWDELSFQARSRYEIKIRRELQRLQLLQKGEPVMPTPILDRALESTAQIDAIVSSCASPSLLQRISKLFWSRSATFAR, encoded by the coding sequence ATGGAAACGCCCCAAGCCTTAGAGACTCCGCTGCGGCAACGCGTCAAAAATCTCCCGCCAGAGATCAAGCGGCGTTTGAGATCATCCAGCCAGATAGTCATCTTTGGTTCGTATGCATCTGGCGTCCAGACTCGACACTCGGACATGGACGTCTTCTGTGTTGGCGAACCCAAAACACACTTCAAGACGCCAACAATTGAGGTCCTAATTCTGCCTGAATACGATGTCTACTCGGACTTGTGGCTTGGCAGCGAACTCGCGAATCACATCAGCCACTATGGTGTTCCCTTGGGGCCGAGGCCACACTGGTTCGACCTCGCGAACATAAGCCACGAAGCCGTTGAGCGAAAGGAACGGCGAATCGACGCATACGTCCGCTCGTTGGAGCGACATTGGGATGAGCTTAGCTTTCAAGCAAGATCTCGGTACGAGATCAAGATCAGGCGCGAGCTCCAGCGGTTGCAGTTGCTGCAGAAGGGCGAACCAGTGATGCCTACTCCGATCCTCGACAGAGCTCTCGAATCGACAGCGCAAATTGACGCAATCGTCTCGTCTTGTGCTTCACCTTCTCTACTGCAGAGAATATCGAAGCTCTTTTGGAGTCGATCGGCGACATTTGCGCGCTAG
- a CDS encoding helix-turn-helix domain-containing protein has translation MKKKAQIATFSSVWDALADTPEEAANLRLRSALMRQIAAIVEKAGWTQAEAAERCAVTQPRMNDLLRGRIARFSLDALVNMASALGRKVTVKVEDAA, from the coding sequence ATGAAGAAGAAGGCGCAAATCGCGACATTCTCCAGCGTCTGGGACGCGCTTGCCGATACGCCGGAGGAAGCAGCAAATCTGCGCCTGCGCTCGGCGTTGATGCGCCAGATCGCAGCCATCGTGGAGAAGGCCGGCTGGACCCAGGCCGAAGCCGCCGAGCGCTGCGCCGTAACGCAGCCCCGCATGAACGATCTCCTGCGTGGCCGAATCGCCCGCTTCTCCCTCGATGCTCTGGTCAATATGGCTTCCGCCCTCGGCCGCAAGGTAACGGTCAAGGTAGAAGACGCAGCCTGA
- a CDS encoding catalase family peroxidase: MPLPNDERLVALANDILLQFDQLFGVHPGYRPAHAKGLMLIGTFTPATQARSLTMAPHILSASTAVTARFSNSTGLPEIPDSAPESNPRGLAIRFNLAEHVHTDIVSHSTNGFPARNGEEFLGLLRAIAASGSEVPSPKPIEQFLGSHPAALAFVQAPKPFPSSLASDTYFAPSAYSFTNDGGETRFGRYRIVPEEGNDYLSDSEVIGLAANYHYDELAERVTIQPIRFHIRVQLAKPGDITDDVTVHWPEDRELVDFGTIELTEVVPDSVVQQKHIIFDPIPRVEGIANSADPLLELRAAIYLVSGRRRRAARVQEQESELTAGAV; encoded by the coding sequence ATGCCTCTCCCCAATGATGAGCGTCTCGTCGCTCTGGCCAACGATATTCTCCTGCAATTCGATCAACTGTTCGGTGTGCATCCCGGCTACCGCCCCGCTCACGCCAAGGGACTCATGCTCATCGGCACCTTCACGCCCGCGACCCAGGCCCGCTCTCTGACGATGGCGCCGCACATCCTGAGCGCCTCGACAGCCGTCACGGCGCGATTTTCGAACTCCACCGGCCTTCCCGAAATCCCCGACAGCGCCCCGGAGTCGAACCCGCGCGGCCTCGCCATTCGCTTCAATCTCGCCGAGCACGTGCACACCGATATCGTGAGCCACTCCACCAACGGCTTCCCGGCGCGCAATGGAGAGGAATTCCTCGGACTTTTGCGGGCAATCGCCGCCAGCGGTTCCGAAGTACCGTCGCCCAAGCCGATCGAGCAGTTCCTGGGGTCTCACCCGGCCGCGCTCGCCTTCGTGCAGGCGCCCAAGCCGTTTCCCTCCAGCCTGGCAAGCGACACCTACTTCGCCCCTAGTGCGTACTCCTTTACCAATGATGGGGGTGAGACGCGCTTCGGCCGCTATCGAATCGTGCCGGAAGAAGGCAATGACTACCTCAGCGACTCGGAAGTGATTGGGCTTGCCGCTAACTACCACTATGACGAGCTTGCGGAACGCGTCACGATCCAGCCCATCCGCTTCCACATTCGTGTGCAGCTGGCCAAGCCTGGTGATATCACGGACGACGTCACCGTGCACTGGCCCGAGGATCGCGAACTGGTCGACTTCGGCACAATCGAGCTGACCGAAGTTGTGCCCGATTCTGTAGTGCAGCAGAAGCACATTATTTTCGATCCCATTCCGCGGGTTGAGGGCATTGCAAACTCAGCCGATCCACTCCTCGAGTTGCGGGCCGCCATCTATCTCGTGAGTGGCCGCCGCCGCCGCGCCGCCCGTGTGCAGGAGCAGGAATCGGAACTCACCGCCGGGGCCGTGTAG
- a CDS encoding cation diffusion facilitator family transporter, with the protein MHVHAAPASSASGPGAKRTQAVLQVSLVATALYVAVTFIAGLRAHSLALLSEAGHNVSDFLALLLSFAAVHFQTRPADPVRTFGYQRAGVLAAFINAGSLMVISVWIGLEAVHRLYAPVAVHPRTMMYVAAAGVLMNGVIAALLWGVARDVNMRSAFLHMAGDTLSTAAVIIGGAAILFTGQNWIDPVLSLVIAALILWSSWGIVRETLNILLEGTPRGVDLNQIRGDMAAISGVLNVHDLHIWSLGSQSRAMACHVTIADIPPSESAGILEKLNHVLRDHHNICHTTIQFEHENCPELHGCVVPIEEMSSEPAHHHHHGHAH; encoded by the coding sequence ATGCATGTCCATGCCGCGCCCGCTTCCTCTGCATCCGGCCCCGGCGCCAAAAGGACACAAGCCGTACTCCAGGTCTCGCTGGTCGCAACCGCCCTCTATGTTGCGGTAACGTTTATCGCGGGGCTGCGCGCCCACTCCCTGGCGCTGCTTTCTGAGGCCGGGCACAACGTCAGCGACTTTCTCGCGCTGCTGCTCAGCTTTGCAGCCGTCCATTTCCAGACGCGCCCCGCCGATCCCGTTCGCACCTTCGGCTATCAGCGCGCGGGGGTTCTGGCCGCCTTCATCAACGCGGGCAGCCTGATGGTCATCTCCGTCTGGATCGGGCTCGAGGCCGTTCACCGGCTCTATGCACCTGTGGCTGTGCATCCCCGTACCATGATGTACGTGGCCGCCGCCGGAGTGCTGATGAACGGCGTCATCGCCGCGCTGCTGTGGGGCGTGGCGCGCGACGTCAACATGCGCTCGGCCTTCCTGCACATGGCGGGCGACACGCTCTCGACCGCCGCAGTCATCATTGGAGGCGCAGCCATCCTCTTCACCGGCCAGAACTGGATCGATCCGGTTCTCTCGCTGGTGATCGCCGCGCTGATTCTGTGGTCCTCCTGGGGCATCGTCCGCGAAACACTGAACATCCTCCTCGAAGGCACCCCGCGCGGTGTTGACCTCAACCAGATCCGCGGCGACATGGCCGCCATCTCCGGCGTGCTGAATGTCCACGACCTGCACATCTGGTCGCTGGGCTCGCAGTCACGCGCTATGGCCTGCCACGTCACCATCGCTGACATTCCGCCGTCGGAGAGCGCCGGGATCCTTGAGAAGCTCAATCACGTGCTCCGCGACCACCACAACATCTGCCACACCACCATCCAGTTCGAGCACGAAAACTGTCCGGAACTGCACGGCTGCGTAGTGCCCATCGAAGAGATGTCCAGCGAGCCCGCCCATCATCACCATCATGGGCATGCGCATTGA
- a CDS encoding S41 family peptidase — MSEKIYSLLFRLFPARFRARWQEEALELFRDRAGYERGVGPRLRMWFDILCDFAVSLPLAYMREHEALDRAPVAARPAGPSFTMLDEKPIRSSAYLYGTLLSLAILAGIGFMAKHAGHFPIRADADSSGITIDPWATGAGGDGDGGSTLVLGNGEGTTHVTNPSTVRPISKVVHVADPAKVPFFDAAEKHRVLVGVAAVLKQRYPDAAAAQRLGKSLLGAESTLARTNDPDAFAAAVTRQLRADSRDMHFEVAYLREAAPAGATPTVNDAAYSASMRAANCMMAPSILPHKIGYLKLDWFPDPRVCGESLTSAMKTLSRADGLIIDLRENSGGSPEMVKFLAGWLFDRPTFVWNPRENSAAGMWTHSPMAESGLAGKPVWVLTSHQTYSAAEEFAYNLKMLHRATLVGETTAGATDVGIFHHIDDHFGIGLRESKVPNPYSSPDWAVHGVDPDIRVAADQALETVQRLASTNLARR, encoded by the coding sequence ATGTCTGAGAAGATCTATTCCCTTCTGTTCCGGCTGTTTCCAGCGCGGTTCCGCGCGCGGTGGCAAGAGGAGGCGCTCGAACTCTTTCGCGATCGCGCGGGTTACGAGCGCGGAGTCGGACCACGGCTGCGGATGTGGTTCGACATCCTTTGCGATTTTGCCGTCTCGCTGCCACTGGCCTACATGCGTGAGCACGAGGCTCTGGATCGGGCCCCCGTCGCCGCGCGCCCGGCAGGCCCGTCCTTCACCATGCTCGACGAGAAGCCCATCCGCTCCAGCGCCTACCTCTACGGCACTCTGCTTTCGCTGGCCATCCTCGCTGGAATCGGCTTCATGGCCAAACATGCCGGCCACTTCCCCATTCGCGCCGATGCTGACAGCAGCGGTATCACCATCGATCCCTGGGCCACGGGAGCCGGGGGCGATGGGGACGGCGGTTCGACCTTGGTTCTCGGCAACGGGGAAGGCACTACGCACGTCACGAACCCCAGCACGGTGCGGCCGATAAGCAAGGTGGTGCACGTTGCAGATCCGGCAAAAGTGCCGTTTTTCGACGCTGCGGAAAAGCATCGCGTTCTAGTAGGCGTGGCGGCTGTTCTCAAGCAGCGCTATCCCGATGCGGCTGCGGCGCAGCGCCTGGGCAAGTCTCTGCTCGGTGCGGAAAGCACCCTTGCCCGCACCAACGATCCTGATGCATTCGCAGCGGCAGTAACTCGCCAGTTGCGCGCTGACAGCAGGGATATGCACTTCGAGGTAGCGTACCTGCGCGAAGCGGCGCCTGCCGGTGCGACACCCACAGTCAACGACGCGGCCTACAGCGCGTCGATGCGCGCGGCCAACTGCATGATGGCGCCGTCCATCCTGCCGCACAAGATTGGCTACCTGAAGCTCGACTGGTTCCCTGATCCCCGCGTGTGCGGCGAGTCGCTGACATCCGCCATGAAGACGCTAAGCCGTGCGGACGGCCTGATCATCGATCTGCGCGAGAACTCGGGCGGCTCGCCGGAGATGGTGAAATTCCTGGCCGGCTGGCTCTTTGACCGGCCCACGTTTGTCTGGAATCCGCGGGAGAACTCGGCTGCCGGCATGTGGACCCACTCGCCCATGGCCGAGAGCGGCCTGGCCGGTAAGCCTGTGTGGGTGCTCACGTCGCACCAGACGTACTCCGCCGCAGAGGAATTCGCGTACAACCTGAAGATGTTGCATCGCGCCACGCTAGTTGGTGAGACCACCGCCGGCGCCACCGACGTGGGCATATTCCATCACATCGACGATCATTTCGGCATCGGCTTGCGTGAGAGCAAGGTCCCGAACCCCTACTCGTCGCCGGACTGGGCGGTGCATGGCGTCGATCCGGATATCCGCGTTGCTGCGGATCAGGCGCTGGAGACAGTCCAGAGGCTGGCATCCACGAACCTAGCCCGCCGGTGA
- the hslU gene encoding ATP-dependent protease ATPase subunit HslU has product MAIYLPASAEEQDISLDELTPREIVAELDKHVVGQKAAKRAVAIALRNRQRRQKLPPDLADDIMPKNIIMIGPTGVGKTEIARRLAKLTNSPFLKVEASKFTEVGYVGRDVESMIRDLVEISIDMVREERLEEVEDRAEMNAEERLLDLLLPPPPGTPSGQEGQLKLPEADSHQRSREKLRQQFREGKLDDRMVELDVRPSNMPQFGIISNQNLEDMEMNLKDMLPNIFGSTPKKRKMKVAEAFDYLVQEEEGRLIDMDSVNRAAVERVESSGIIFLDEIDKIAGREGGHGPDVSREGVQRDILPIVEGTTVNTRYGMVRTDHILFIAAGAFHVSKPSDLIPELQGRFPIRVELQSLTVDDFLRILTEPKASLTKQYSALLETEGVKLEFFPEALREMAEFAFKVNESTENIGARRLHTIMERVLEDVSFLAPDVVKRAADAQGPGVIADGINAEASAPLPYEERMTASGPEKVFTITDGYVKQMVASVVKDQDLSRYIL; this is encoded by the coding sequence ATGGCAATCTATCTTCCCGCATCCGCTGAAGAACAAGACATCTCACTCGACGAGCTGACGCCGCGCGAGATCGTCGCCGAGCTCGACAAGCACGTCGTGGGGCAGAAGGCCGCCAAGCGCGCCGTGGCTATCGCGCTGCGCAACCGCCAGCGCCGCCAGAAGCTGCCGCCCGACCTTGCCGACGACATCATGCCCAAGAACATCATCATGATTGGGCCGACCGGCGTGGGCAAAACCGAGATCGCGCGGAGGCTGGCCAAGTTGACCAACTCGCCTTTCCTGAAGGTGGAGGCCTCGAAGTTTACCGAGGTGGGCTACGTGGGCCGCGACGTCGAGTCGATGATCCGCGATCTGGTGGAGATTTCCATCGACATGGTGCGCGAAGAGCGCCTGGAAGAGGTGGAAGACCGCGCGGAGATGAATGCCGAGGAGCGGCTGCTCGACCTGCTGCTACCGCCTCCGCCGGGTACGCCCTCAGGGCAGGAAGGCCAGCTCAAGCTACCCGAGGCAGATTCTCACCAGCGCTCGCGCGAAAAGCTCCGCCAGCAGTTCCGCGAGGGCAAACTGGACGATCGCATGGTCGAGCTCGACGTGCGGCCGAGCAACATGCCGCAGTTCGGCATCATCAGCAACCAGAACCTTGAGGACATGGAGATGAACCTCAAGGACATGCTGCCGAACATCTTTGGCTCGACGCCGAAGAAACGGAAGATGAAGGTGGCCGAGGCGTTCGATTACCTGGTGCAGGAAGAAGAAGGGCGCCTGATCGACATGGACAGCGTGAACCGCGCCGCCGTGGAACGCGTGGAATCGAGCGGCATCATCTTCCTGGACGAGATCGACAAGATCGCCGGCCGCGAGGGCGGGCACGGACCCGACGTCTCGCGCGAAGGCGTGCAGCGCGACATCCTCCCCATTGTGGAAGGGACTACGGTTAACACTCGCTACGGCATGGTGCGCACCGATCACATCCTGTTCATCGCCGCCGGTGCGTTCCATGTTTCGAAGCCAAGCGACCTGATCCCGGAATTGCAAGGCCGCTTCCCCATTCGCGTCGAGTTGCAGTCCCTGACAGTCGATGATTTCCTGCGGATTCTCACGGAGCCGAAAGCGTCTCTGACCAAGCAGTACTCGGCTCTGCTTGAGACGGAAGGCGTGAAGCTCGAGTTCTTCCCTGAGGCGCTGCGCGAGATGGCTGAGTTTGCGTTCAAAGTGAATGAGAGCACGGAGAACATTGGGGCCCGCCGCCTGCACACAATCATGGAGCGCGTCCTGGAGGATGTCAGCTTCCTCGCGCCCGACGTGGTGAAGCGCGCCGCCGACGCACAGGGGCCGGGCGTGATTGCCGACGGGATCAATGCCGAGGCTTCCGCACCTCTGCCCTATGAGGAGCGCATGACGGCTTCAGGACCGGAAAAAGTCTTCACAATCACCGATGGTTACGTGAAACAGATGGTCGCTTCGGTCGTGAAAGATCAGGACCTCAGCCGCTACATCCTGTAA
- the hslV gene encoding ATP-dependent protease subunit HslV produces MGSKSSETKRRIRSTTVICVRRNGQVVMAADGQVTLGDHVLKHSARKIRRLYQEKILAGFAGSTADAFNLFTRFEAKLEQYAGNLNRAAVELAKDWRTDKMLRNLEALLLVADKNQTFLISGSGDVIDPDEPLAAIGSGGSYATAAARALMENTEMGAHDIAEKAMKIAGDICIYTNNNVTFEELK; encoded by the coding sequence TTGGGTTCGAAGAGTTCAGAGACGAAAAGGCGCATCCGCTCGACGACGGTCATTTGCGTCCGACGTAACGGCCAGGTGGTGATGGCTGCCGACGGCCAGGTCACCCTAGGCGACCACGTGTTGAAGCACTCAGCACGCAAGATTCGCCGGCTCTATCAGGAGAAGATTCTCGCGGGATTCGCGGGCTCGACAGCAGACGCGTTCAATCTGTTTACCCGGTTTGAAGCCAAGCTCGAGCAGTACGCCGGGAACCTGAACCGTGCCGCGGTCGAACTCGCCAAGGACTGGCGCACCGATAAGATGCTACGCAATCTCGAGGCCCTGCTGCTGGTGGCCGACAAGAACCAGACATTTCTTATCTCCGGCTCGGGCGACGTAATTGACCCCGACGAACCGCTGGCGGCTATCGGTTCGGGCGGTAGTTATGCCACGGCTGCGGCGCGCGCACTGATGGAGAACACCGAAATGGGCGCCCACGATATTGCCGAGAAGGCAATGAAGATCGCGGGTGACATCTGCATCTATACGAACAACAATGTGACGTTTGAAGAGCTGAAGTAA
- a CDS encoding aldo/keto reductase: MSESNRESMNSRRQFLKAGTAVAAALVAPAAALADATKAMPAMPENPRTQKAMPTRNLGKTGYKVGIFSLGGQAALEKPNNFDTAVPIIERALDLGVNYIDTSSIYGGPSRWSEQYVGKVMAKRRNEAFLATKTKERTRDGSMQMIHKSLELLQTDHIDLWQLHDVGTQYDVDQIFAKGGAMEALVEMQQQGVVRYLGLTGHYRPDALMETMRRHDFDCILMAMNAADPHHYSFNEQLLPMAVEKQMGIIGMKIPGRGRILSSWNPPSIEAQKKSWEGMTIQTSSPGTLSMREAMYYTLSRPVSTVIIGCDSIAQLEENVQLARDFTPLTDKHAGELVAKAEPCAKPSLFFRFYDRP, translated from the coding sequence ATGAGTGAATCCAATCGCGAATCGATGAACAGCCGCCGGCAATTCCTGAAAGCCGGCACCGCCGTTGCCGCAGCCCTGGTCGCACCCGCCGCAGCGCTGGCCGATGCCACAAAGGCCATGCCCGCGATGCCGGAGAACCCCCGCACGCAGAAGGCCATGCCAACGCGCAACCTGGGCAAGACGGGATACAAGGTGGGCATCTTCTCGCTCGGCGGACAGGCCGCTCTCGAAAAGCCCAACAACTTCGACACCGCCGTGCCCATCATCGAGCGCGCCCTCGACCTCGGCGTCAACTACATCGATACGTCGTCCATCTACGGCGGCCCCTCCCGCTGGAGCGAGCAATATGTCGGCAAGGTCATGGCGAAGCGCCGCAACGAGGCCTTCCTCGCCACCAAGACCAAGGAGCGCACCCGCGACGGATCCATGCAGATGATCCACAAGTCGCTCGAGCTCCTCCAGACCGACCACATCGACCTCTGGCAGCTCCACGACGTGGGCACGCAGTACGACGTCGACCAGATCTTCGCCAAGGGCGGCGCCATGGAGGCGCTCGTCGAAATGCAGCAGCAGGGCGTGGTCCGCTATCTCGGCCTCACCGGACACTACCGGCCCGACGCGCTCATGGAGACCATGCGCCGCCACGACTTCGACTGCATCCTCATGGCGATGAACGCCGCCGACCCGCACCACTACAGCTTCAACGAGCAGTTGCTGCCCATGGCCGTCGAGAAGCAGATGGGCATCATCGGGATGAAGATCCCGGGCCGCGGCCGCATCCTCTCCTCGTGGAACCCGCCGTCCATCGAAGCGCAGAAGAAGAGCTGGGAAGGCATGACCATCCAGACCTCCAGCCCCGGCACCCTCAGCATGCGCGAAGCGATGTACTACACGCTCTCCCGCCCCGTGAGCACGGTAATCATCGGCTGCGACTCGATCGCCCAGCTAGAAGAGAACGTGCAGTTAGCCCGCGACTTCACCCCGCTCACCGACAAGCACGCCGGCGAGTTAGTAGCCAAAGCCGAACCCTGCGCGAAACCGTCGCTGTTCTTCCGGTTCTACGACAGGCCGTAA
- a CDS encoding PadR family transcriptional regulator — translation MTRQAIGGTVVHRYIEDRVQIIPKRKLDPLPSAAFQILLSLAADDLHGYGIMRQVAEQTGGRMRLGPGTLYSSIQTLLEEGLIEETDGPEDPSDARRRRHYRLTAGGRKLARSEADRLADLLRVARARKIFKGDYV, via the coding sequence TTGACGCGCCAGGCAATCGGAGGTACTGTCGTTCATCGATATATCGAAGATCGAGTACAAATCATCCCCAAACGCAAGCTCGACCCGCTCCCTTCCGCCGCCTTTCAGATCCTGCTCTCGCTGGCTGCCGACGACCTGCACGGCTACGGCATCATGCGCCAGGTGGCGGAGCAGACCGGCGGACGCATGCGCCTGGGGCCGGGCACGCTCTACAGTTCCATCCAGACGCTGCTCGAAGAGGGGCTAATCGAAGAGACTGATGGTCCGGAAGATCCGTCCGACGCCCGTCGCCGCCGGCACTATCGCCTGACCGCCGGCGGGCGTAAACTGGCCCGGTCTGAGGCCGACCGCCTGGCCGATCTGCTGCGGGTGGCCCGCGCACGCAAGATCTTCAAGGGGGATTATGTCTGA
- the alaC gene encoding alanine transaminase encodes MEEFSRIQRLPPYVFNITGEMKISARRRGEDIIDFGMGNPDGATPKHIVDKMIEAAQKPVTHRYSVSKGLPRLRRAICNWYASRYGVELDADREAIVTIGSKEGIAHLCLAILDSRDTVLVPNPSYPIHIYGPVIAGAHVVSVPIVNHEAFLSELEDLIPRMTPRPKALIVNFPSNPTTQCVELPFLARLVELARQYGFHLIHDLAYADIAFDGYKPPSVLQVPGAKDVAVEFFTLSKSYNMPGWRVGFMVGNPVLVNALGRLKSYFDYGTFTPIQVASILALEGPQDCVREICGTYQKRRDVLVEGLNKLGWQVPMPKATMFVWAQIPEKYRHLGSLEFSKLLLTEAKVAVSPGIGFGDYGDTHVRFSLIENEERTRQALRGIKQMFAKSQKEATVGAV; translated from the coding sequence ATGGAAGAGTTCAGCCGTATTCAGCGCCTGCCCCCTTACGTCTTCAACATCACCGGCGAGATGAAGATCTCCGCCCGCCGCCGCGGTGAAGACATCATCGACTTCGGCATGGGCAATCCCGATGGGGCCACGCCCAAGCACATCGTGGACAAGATGATTGAGGCCGCGCAGAAGCCGGTGACGCACCGCTACTCCGTCTCCAAGGGACTGCCGCGTCTGCGCCGCGCCATATGCAACTGGTATGCATCGCGCTACGGCGTTGAGCTTGATGCGGACCGCGAAGCCATTGTCACCATCGGCTCCAAGGAAGGCATTGCCCACCTCTGCCTCGCCATCCTCGACTCGCGCGACACCGTCCTCGTACCCAATCCGTCGTATCCCATCCATATCTATGGGCCGGTTATCGCCGGAGCTCACGTGGTCAGCGTGCCCATCGTGAACCACGAGGCGTTCCTTTCCGAGCTTGAAGACCTGATCCCGCGCATGACGCCGCGCCCCAAGGCGCTGATCGTCAACTTCCCCTCGAACCCGACGACGCAATGCGTGGAGCTGCCCTTCCTCGCCCGCCTGGTTGAGCTCGCCCGCCAGTACGGCTTCCATCTCATCCACGATCTCGCCTACGCCGACATCGCCTTCGACGGCTACAAGCCACCCAGCGTGCTCCAGGTGCCGGGCGCCAAGGATGTCGCGGTTGAGTTCTTTACGCTTTCTAAGAGCTACAACATGCCGGGATGGCGCGTGGGATTCATGGTCGGCAACCCGGTGCTGGTCAACGCGCTCGGCCGCCTCAAGAGCTACTTCGACTACGGCACCTTCACGCCCATCCAGGTGGCTAGCATCCTTGCGCTTGAGGGCCCGCAGGACTGCGTTCGCGAGATCTGCGGCACTTATCAGAAGCGCCGCGACGTGCTCGTCGAAGGTCTGAATAAGTTGGGATGGCAGGTCCCCATGCCCAAGGCGACCATGTTTGTGTGGGCGCAGATCCCCGAGAAGTACCGCCACCTCGGCTCACTGGAGTTCTCGAAGCTGCTGCTCACCGAGGCGAAGGTAGCAGTAAGCCCAGGCATCGGCTTCGGCGACTACGGCGACACCCACGTTCGCTTCAGCCTCATCGAGAACGAAGAGCGCACTCGCCAGGCGCTGCGCGGTATCAAGCAGATGTTCGCGAAGAGTCAGAAGGAAGCGACGGTCGGAGCGGTTTAG